A stretch of Podospora bellae-mahoneyi strain CBS 112042 chromosome 5, whole genome shotgun sequence DNA encodes these proteins:
- a CDS encoding hypothetical protein (COG:G; EggNog:ENOG503NWXI; MEROPS:MER0033198) — MMMYSRALEQTALSSIREPASAIANMLLHYLALLPVAFAGSHKAPSATTLNGTYIGRYLPEFSQDLFLGIPFARAPVLGNPTPWDESWRGSRSAEYNGAICYCYAPPADMERANVTEKSDECLNLNVIRPSGIGKKKRLPVVVWLYGGGFVDGFGADINSNMSYIVQASVAQQMPIIAVTLNYRVGFLGFPGGAEVAKEGVTNLGFKDQRIALQWVHENIAAFGGDPDKVTLWGQSAGSHSITHQILAYGDQRGEKRLFRGAIMVSSSVGVGNSHHPTRYDALAGYKGIVRATNCTGAQDTLACLRGLSGDQLWEASMTVADLEVWKPMVDGDFVSMPPTLQLLSGKFRRDVSVLIGTGSDEGLGPSKSLPQDLDTDEDVHAMLRLLLLDARNETLDLIMRAYPAEAQGPPYALPMSETDRLCEEFRIAGGLRCGKQFRRFASMFGDFFVIAGRRAVAQKFAELGMTAYSYRFDTWPTSFPITNFTNFKPGFAGHSTDYSYFFRFPREHDLYGNNPPIPKGSEAHLQLSQGIAAKLIAYIYTGNPNAVSVPGFPVWPKYDVKKPTNMVFNATEHPDRLNVHIEPDTWRKEGMAIWPSHPIELDYRKTVPDNLRDL; from the exons ATGATGATGTATTCCAGGGCTCTTGAACAAACAGCTCTCTCATCAATCAGAGAGCCAGCATCGGCCATTGCAAACATGTTACTCCATTATCTCGCTCTTCTTCCTGTTGCGTTTGCTGGGAGCCACAAAGCCCCCTCAGCAACTACGCTCAACGGTACCTACATCGGCCGTTACCTCCCCGAGTTTTCTCAGGATCTGTTTCTCGGAATCCCCTTCGCCAGAGCTCCCGTCCTTGGAAATCCCACCCCTTGGGACGAGTCCTGGAGAGGTTCCCGCTCCGCCGAGTACAATGGTGCCATTTGCTATTGTTATGCGCCGCCGGCAGACATGGAAAGGGCAAATGTGACCGAGAAGTCGGACGAATGCCTGAATCTCAACGTCATTCGACCATCTGGCATtggcaagaagaaaaggcTCCCTGTCGTTGTCTGGCTCTACGGCGGCGGGTTTGTTGACGGTTTCGGCGCCGATATCAACTCGAACATGTCCTACATCGTCCAAGCAAGCGTGGCCCAGCAGATGCCCATTATTGCCGTCACACTGAACTATCGTGTCGGCTTTCTTGGGTTCCCCGGCGGTGCTGAGGTAGCTAAGGAAGGCGTCACCAACTTGGGCTTCAAGGATCAACGGATAGCCCTGCAATGGGTCCATGAAAACATTGCCGCTTTTGGCGGCGATCCGGACAAGGTCACACTCTGGGGTCAATCTGCTGGAAGCCACTCCATCACTCATCAGATCTTGGCCTACGGAGACCAACGTGGCGAGAAGAGGCTTTTTCGGGGAGCCATCATGGTCAGCTCGTCAGTAGGCGTCGGAAActctcaccacccaacaCGCTATGACGCTCTTGCCGGCTACAAGGGGATTGTTCGGGCGACAAACTGTACTGGTGCCCAAGACACTCTGGCCTGTCTGCGGGGACTGTCTGGGGACCAGCTGTGGGAAGCAAGTATGACAGTGGCCGACTTGGAAGTCTGGAAGCCGATGGTAGACGGAGACTTTGTGTCCATGCCTCCGACGCTCCAGCTTCTCTCGGGAAAGTTCCGTCGCGATGTGTCTGTCTTGATCGGAACCGGTAGTGATGAAGGCCTGGGCCCCTCCAAATCATTACCCCAAGACCTGGACACGGACGAGGATGTCCACGCGATGCTTAGATTGTTACTCCTTGACGCACGGAATGAGACACTCGACCTCATCATGCGAGCGTACCCTGCGGAAGCCCAGGGTCCACCCTACGCTTTGCCAATGTCGGAGACAGATCGTCTGTGCGAGGAATTCAGGATTGCTGGGGGCTTACGCTGTGGGAAGCAGTTTCGGAGATTTGCTTCGATGTTTGGTGACTTTTTCGTGATCGCTGGTCGCCGGGCTGTCGCGCAGAAGTTTGCTGAGCTAGGCATGACGGCATATTCGTACCGGTTCGATACGTGGCCGACCTCCTTTCCGATCACCAACTTTACAAACTTTAAGCCTGGGTTTGCTGGTCACTCCACAGACTACTCTTACTTTTTCCGGTTCCCAAGGGAACACGACCTCTACGGCAACAACCCGCCAATTCCGAAGGGCTCTGAGGCGCATCTTCAGCTGTCACAGGGCATTGCTGCCAAGCTCATTGCCTACATCTACACTGGCAACCCCAACGCGGTTTCTG TCCCCGGCTTTCCTGTCTGGCCCAAGTACGACGTCAAGAAGCCGACTAACATGGTATTCAACGCCACCGAGCATCCCGACCGTCTCAACGTTCACATCGAGCCTGATACCTGGCGCAAGGAGGGCATGGCAATCTGGCCAAGCCACCCGATCGAGCTGGACTACAGGAAGACTGTTCCTGACAATCTTAGAGACCTGTAA
- a CDS encoding hypothetical protein (EggNog:ENOG503P3TC) — protein METSDRTVEFISTVTTMTVIAFCAVFLRLFSKAKYGKEVMLDDNLMVVAWLLTLGSLALLLASVANFGYTLHQQVEDKFPKGAAALISVAQALSSCSGAAAKTSAALLLWRITPVFWQRALLKTTTAITILTTLIVAVVMSVKINDNNMQQECVNKTTAWNFGIFYAVWGVISDFILSLLPWIMVWKLRMKKAEKYGLAVALSMGCVTSILGIMKLSYINCVSVLDLDLSYTSIDLITYHFVEPTVIITAASIPALRFFLHNQVTAMRRSCRASELLDMTNPITNPSRASRRSFLPRPPAQAHQHHHPLVDSESMISLSAMFRGLPSSAEDPPPMPPIRSMPVPRVGVAGASSSEGRNMTTVTTITGGHNNIRSASSNEQQPKEGGILRTVRVVVSSEGEDSTLTSEPTASIRESYREPREPRERSWNTWPSGRRESDLEMGDVIRENERKGGKKNE, from the exons ATGGAGACCTCGGACCGGACGGTGGAGTTCAtctccaccgtcaccacaaTGACGGTGATTGCGTTTTGCGCTGTGTTCCTCCGGCTTTTTTCAAAAGCCAAGTACGGAAAGGAGGTGATGCTGGACGACAATCTCATGGTGGTCGCCTGG CTCCTCACGCTCGGAAGCCTGGCGCTGCTGCTAGCGTCGGTAGCCAACTTTGGCTacaccctccaccaacaggTGGAGGACAAGTTTCCCAAGGGCGCCGCCGCGCTGATCTCCGTGGCCCAGGCCCTGAGCTCTTGCTCAGGGGCTGCGGCCAAAACTTCCGCcgccctgctgctgtggaGGATCACCCCGGTGTTTTGGCAGAGGGCTCTGctcaagaccaccaccgccatcaccatcttgACGACCCTCATCGTcgcggtggtgatgtcggtCAAGATTAACGACAACAACATGCAGCAAGAGTGTGTCAACAAGACTACAGCCTGGAACTTTGGGATCTTCTATGCTG TATGGGGCGTTATCTCCGACTTTATTTTGTCCCTTTTACCCTGGATCATGGTCTGGAAGCTTCGGATGAAAAAGGCGGAGAAGTACGGTCTCGCCGTCGCGCTGAGCATGGGTTGCGT AACAAGCATCCTCGGGATTATGAAACTCTCGTATATCAATTGCGTCTctgtcctcgacctcgatCTTTCGT ACACCTCGATAGACCTCATTACATACCACTTCGTCGAACCGACCGTAATCATCACTGCGGCCTCCATCCCTGCCCTCCGCTTCTTTCTTCATAACCAAGTTACCGCCATGCGCCGCTCGTGCCGCGCAAGTGAGCTACTCGATATGACCAACCCAATCACGAATCCTTCACGAGCCAGCCGAAGAAGCTTCCTCCCCCGGCCCCCAGCCCAagcacatcaacatcatcacccccttgTTGATTCCGAGTCCATGATCTCTTTGTCCGCAATGTTTAGAGGTTTACCCTCCTCCGCGGAAGACCCACCACCTATGCCACCGATTCGGTCTATGCCCGTTCCCCGAGTAGGCGTTGCTGGCGCGAGTTCCAGCGAAGGAAGAAATATGACGACTGttaccaccatcaccggaGGACATAACAACATTAGATCAGCTAGTTCGAATGAACAGCAGCCCAAGGAAGGAGGGATTCTCAGGACGGTGAGAGTTGTTGTTAGcagcgagggagaggactCTACGTTGACCTCGGAGCCGACGGCCAGCATCAGAGAGAGTTACAGAGAGCCCAGAGAACCCAGAGAGCGCTCGTGGAATACTTGGCCCAGTGGGCGCAGAGAAAGCGATTTGGAGATGGGAGATGTGATTAGGGAAAACGAGCGgaagggtgggaagaagaacgAGTAG
- a CDS encoding hypothetical protein (COG:E; EggNog:ENOG503P0PW) yields the protein MPLPAGVYRADHVGSFLRPKPILDAREKLDTQSITLDSLRAIEDEHISTVVKSQVQSGLQSITDGEFRRAWFHIDFLQHLAGVERHGSLSSTNVTSHGVTPPKIVVSGKLGHPNAIQVEDYKFVEKEVAKVSDGKTKITTKVCIPSPTMVHFRGGREAISTEAYPNLDPDFFDDLVQVYQAEIADLYAAGCRFVQLDDTNLAYLCDEGMRAEAAKRHGVDDPQALTKQYAKLINRAIAGRPKDMVIGIHLCRGNFRSQWFAEGGYEPVAETLFKELDVDVYFLEYDDQRSGDFQPLRFLPEGKIVVLGVMSSKKAALDDKEDIKRRLKEAAGYCPQGLDQLCLSHQCGFSSTVEGNDLTEEEQWAKVRLEVEIAKEVWGEDLSV from the coding sequence atgcccctccccgccggcgTCTACCGCGCCGACCACGTCGGTTCCTTCCTCCGCCCCAAACCCATCCTCGACGCCCGTGAAAAGCTCGACACCCAGTCCATCACGCTCGACTCCCTCCGCGCCATCGAAGACGAGCATATCTCGACCGTGGTCAAGTCCCAGGTCCAATCCGGCCTCCAGTCCATCACCGACGGCGAGTTCCGCCGCGCCTGGTTCCACATCGACTTTCTCCAGCACCTGGCCGGCGTCGAGCGCCAcggctccctctcctccaccaacgtCACCTCCCACGGCGTGACACCCCCCAAGATTGTCGTCTCCGGCAAGCTAGGCCACCCAAACGCCATCCAGGTAGAGGATTACAAGTTTGTCGAAAAGGAAGTCGCCAAGGTATCCGACGGCAAGACAAAGATCACAACCAAAGTCtgcatcccctcccccaccatggTCCATTTCCGTGGTGGTCGCGAGGCGATCTCCACAGAGGCCtaccccaacctcgacccgGACTTCTTTGATGACTTGGTACAAGTCTACCAGGCTGAAATTGCCGACCTTTACGCTGCTGGATGTCGGTTTGTCCAGCTGGATGATACCAACCTCGCGTACCTCTGCGACGAGGGGATGCGCGCCGAGGCGGCCAAGCGCCACGGTGTGGACGACCCCCAGGCCCTCACGAAGCAGTACGCAAAGTTGATCAACCGGGCGATTGCTGGCAGGCCAAAGGATATGGTTATCGGCATCCACCTCTGCAGGGGTAACTTTCGGTCTCAGTGGTTCGCCGAGGGGGGTTACGAACCCGTCGCGGAGACGCTGttcaaggagctggatgtGGATGTTTACTTTTTGGAGTATGACGACCAGAGGTCGGGCGATTTCCAGCCGTTGAGGTTCTTGCCCGAGGGAAAGATTGTCGTTTTGGGGGTCATGAGCAGCAAGAAGGCCGCGTTGGATGACAAGGAGGATATCAAGAGGAGgctgaaggaggcggcggggtaTTGTCCGCAGGGGCTGGACCAGCTTTGCTTGAGTCACCAGTGTGGGTTTAGCTcgacggtggaggggaatgaTCTTACCGAAGAGGAGCAGTGGGCCAAGGTGAGGCTGGAGGTCGAGATTGCgaaggaggtttggggggaggatttgTCTGTTTAG
- the HNWD-bm1 gene encoding HNWD NOD-like receptor bm1 (EggNog:ENOG503PCTP; COG:D), which translates to MRLLERDDVGGIYPTKKLLRDQIPPYAILSHTWGPDEEEVSYKDLEDDRAVNKPGYNKIRFCADQARRDGLKFFWIDTCCIDKSDSTELSEAINSMFRWYRGAAKCYAYLVDVSIPLSSADDTSVWESAFRASRWFTRGWTLQELIAPTSVEFFSREGMRLGDRISLEQIVHEVTGIPLQALRGSLLSDFSVHDRLAWIKQRKTAREEDMAYSLFGIFDVHLPLIYGEGKEKAFERLREKIGKDDGCLADLRVTDSRHDKKRIEAAKGGLLRDSYCWILSNVQFQQWRDGDDQRLLWIKGDPGKGKTMLLCGIIDELEKSTPTGLLSFFFCQATDSRINNATAVLRGLIYLLVSRQPALISHVRRPYDHAGKKMFEDPNVWVVLCEIFTSILQDPGLRMTYLIIDALDECVTDLPQLLELITRTSCTSSPIKWIVSSRNWPDIEEQLEAATQKARLSLELNAESISTAVNAFIQNKVDQLAPKTKYDTSMVGAIKDYLHSHANGTFLWVALVCQALADPKVKKRHILAELQTFPRGLDSLYARMLEQIGHYKDAELCKQILAVAAVVRRPISLDELVSLVEMPDDVSDDQESLKEIIKLCGSFLTIRERTVYFVHQSAKDFLLGKASDKASNKTSREAFKLVFPAGIEDVSYIIFWRSLNAMSQKLRRDIYCLNAPGFLTDGVRAPDPDPLATVGYSCIYWIDHLHDLVSSSSAKWVRLLQNDGDVHKFFTAKYLYWLEALSLLRALSEGIKAIRQLETLLGRDNRGQLASFIHDAHRFALSYGKIIEQAPLQAYSSALIFAPTGSLVKKVFKEEKPGWLRTGPVVEMQWNACTQTLEGHRHSIQSVVFSPDGQRVASGSADKTIKIWDAASGTCTQTLEGHDHSVQSVAFSPDGQRVASGSADKTIKIWDAASGTCTQTLEGHGHSVQSVVFSPDGQRVASGSADKTIKIWDAASGTCTQTLEGHRHWVRSVTFSPDGQHIASGSDDNTIKIWDAASGPCTQTLEGHGDWVQSVTFSPDGQRVASGSGDNTIKIWDAASGTCTQTLESHGDWVRSVAFSPDGQRVASGSGDKTIKIWDAASGTCTQTLEGHDHSVQSVAFSPNGQRVASGSGDNTIKIWDAASGTCTQTLEGHGDWVQSIAFSPDGQRVASGSADNIIKIWDAASGACTQTLEGHRHWVQSVAFSPDGQRVASGSGDNIIKIWDAASGTCTQTLEGHRHWVQSVAFSPDGQRVASGSADNTIKIWDAASGTYTQTLEGHRHWVQSVAFSPNGQHVASGSADNTIKIWDAASGTCTQTLEGHGYWVESVAFSPNGQRVASGSADKTIKIWDAASGTCTQTINVGSTITHLSFDHVSAYINTDIGRFQIATATMESPYQLDNPVCYGYGLGRDKRWITCNNKNLLWLPPEYFARVSAVQGCKIAIGCYSGRVALFSLSRDV; encoded by the exons ATGCGTCTCCTAGAAAGAGACGATGTCGGCGGGATCTACCCGACAAAGAAACTGCTTCGCGACCAGATTCCACCATATGCGATTTTATCACACACATGGGGgcccgatgaggaggaagtcAGCTACAAAGACTTAGAGGACGACAGAGCCGTAAACAAACCCGGCTACAACAAGATCCGGTTTTGCGCAGATCAAGCTAGGCGTGACGGACTGAAATTCTTCTGGATAGACACATGCTGTATCGATAAGTCCGACAGCACTGAGCTTTCGGAGGCGATCAACTCTATGTTTCGGTGGTACCGTGGTGCAGCGAAATGCTACGCCTATCTCGTGGACGTCTCGATCCCGCTCTCTAGCGCTGACGATACATCCGTCTGGGAATCGGCTTTTCGAGCGAGCAGGTGGTTCACCCGCGGGTGGACTCTGCAAGAGCTCATTGCTCCGACATCAGTCGAATTCTTCTCGAGAGAGGGGATGCGTCTTGGGGATAGGATATCTTTGGAGCAAATTGTTCATGAGGTGACGGGGATTCCCCTCCAAGCCCTGCGAGGTAGTCTTTTGAGTGATTTTAGTGTACATGACCGGTTGGCATGGATCAAGCAACGCAAAACAGCACGTGAAGAAGACATGGCGTACTCGCTTTTCGGTATCTTCGACGTCCATCTGCCTCTTATCTATGGcgaaggaaaagagaaggcATTTGAGCGGTTGCGAGAGAAGATTGGGAAGGATGACGGCTGTCTGGCCGACCTGCGTGTCACCGACTCTCGCCACGACAAGAAGCGGATCGAAGCTGCCAAGGGAGGCCTCCTGAGAGACTCCTACTGCTGGATTCTTAGCAACGTCCAATTCCAACAATGGCGCGACGGCGACGATCAACGGCTGCTCTGGATCAAAGGCGACCCCGGCAAAGGCAAGACTATGTTGCTCTGCGGCATCATCGACGAATTAGAAAAGTCTACACCAACCGGCCTTctatccttcttcttttgccaAGCCACTGACTCGCGCATCAACAATGCCACTGCTGTCCTCCGTGGTCTGATCTACCTTCTTGTCAGCCGACAACCAGCACTCATCTCACACGTGCGGCGGCCTTATGATCATGCAGGAAAAAAGATGTTTGAGGATCCTAACGTATGGGTTGTCTTGTGTGAGATCTTTACTAGCATTCTACAAGATCCCGGGTTGAGAATGACGTATTTGATCATCGACGCGCTTGATGAATGCGTGACAGACTTGCCGCAGCTTCTCGAGCTAATCACCCGGACCTCCTGCACATCTTCTCCAATCAAGTGGATCGTCTCGAGTCGCAATTGGCCGGACATCGAAGAGCAATTGGAAGCAGCCACGCAGAAAGCAAGGCTAAGCCTCGAGCTCAACGCAGAATCTATCTCTACTGCTGTCAACGCATTTATCCAAAACAAGGTAGATCAACTGGCACCGAAAACAAAATACGATACCAGCATGGTAGGCGCGATTAAAGATTACTTACACTCTCACGCAAATGGCACGTTTTTGTGGGTGGCGTTGGTCTGCCAGGCGCTCGCGGATCCGAAGGTTAAGAAACGGCACATATTAGCAGAGCTACAGACATTTCCGCGCGGACTAGACTCTTTATATGCCCGAATGCTGGAGCAGATTGGCCATTATAAGGATGCAGAGCTTTGCAAGCAGATTCTTGCCGTCGCCGCAGTGGTTCGCCGACCTATCAGTCTTGATGAACTCGTCTCTCTTGTTGAGATGCCGGATGATGTTTCCGATGATCAGGAGTCCCTGAAAGAGATAATCAAGCTTTGTGGCTCGTTTTTGACCATCCGAGAACGAACGGTCTATTTTGTCCACCAATCGGCCAAGGACtttctcctcggcaaggcTTCGGACAAAGCCTCCAACAAAACTTCCCGAGAGGCTTTCAAGCTGGTTTTCCCTGCTGGGATAGAAGATGTGAGCTATATCATCTTCTGGAGGTCACTGAATGCCATGTCTCAGAAGCTGCGACGGGACATTTACTGCTTAAATGCACCAGGATTCTTGACTGACGGTGTCCGAGCGCCGGACCCGGACCCCCTAGCAACAGTGGGATATTCATGCATCTACTGGATTGACCACTTACATGATTTGGTCTCCAGCTCAAGCGCAAAATGGGTTCGCCTTCTACAAAATGATGGGGATGTCCACAAATTCTTTACAGCGAAGTATCTTTACTGGCTTGAAGCTCTTAGTCTACTCCGAGCTTTATCAGAGGGCATCAAAGCCATACGACAGTTAGAGACCTTATTG GGACGCGATAATCGGGGGCAGTTAGCAAGCTTTATTCACGATGCACACCGGTTTGCTTTATCCTATGGGAAGATAATAGAGCAAGCCCCTCTTCAAGCATATTCATCAGCCCTTATATTTGCACCAACTGGCAGCTTGGTAAAGAAAGTTTTCAAGGAAGAAAAGCCTGGATGGCTTCGTACCGGACCAGTTGTAGAAATGCAATGGAATGCATGCACACAGACATTAGAGGGCCATCGCCACTCGATCCAGTCGGTTGTGTTCTCGCCGGACGGCCAGCGCGTCGCATCGGGCTCAGCCGACAAGACCATTAAGATCTGGGATGCGGCATCAGGAACCTGCACCCAGACGTTAGAGGGCCATGACCACTCGGTCCAGTCGGTtgcgttctcgccggacggCCAGCGCGTCGCATCGGGCTCAGccgacaagaccatcaagatctgggatgcGGCATCGGGAACCTGCACCCAGACGTTAGAGGGCCATGGCCACTCGGTCCAGTCGGTCGTGTTCTCGCCGGATGGCCAGCGCGTCGCATCGGGCTCAGCCGACAAGACCATTAAGATCTGGGATGCGGCATCAGGAACCTGCACCCAGACGTTAGAGGGCCATCGCCACTGGGTCCGGTCGGTTACGTTCTCACCGGACGGCCAGCACATCGCATCGGGCTcagacgacaacaccatcaagatctgggatgcGGCATCGGGACCTTGCACCCAGACGTTAGAGGGTCATGGCGACTGGGTCCAGTCTGTTacgttctcgccggacggCCAGCGCGTCGCATCGGGCTCAggcgacaacaccatcaagatctgggatgcGGCATCAGGAACCTGCACTCAGACGTTGGAGAGCCATGGCGACTGGGTCCGGTCGGTTGCGTTCTCACCGGATGGCCAGCGCGTCGCATCGGGCTCAGGcgacaagaccatcaagatctgggatgcGGCATCAGGAACCTGCACCCAGACGTTAGAGGGCCATGACCACTCGGTCCAGTCGGTTGCGTTCTCGCCGAACGGCCAGCGCGTCGCATCGGGCTCAGgtgacaacaccatcaagatctgggatgcGGCATCAGGAACCTGCACTCAGACGTTGGAGGGCCATGGCGACTGGGTCCAGTCGATTGCGTTCTCACCGGATGGCCAGCGCGTCGCATCGGGCTCAgccgacaacatcatcaagatctgggatgcGGCATCAGGAGCCTGCACCCAGACGTTAGAGGGCCATCGCCACTGGGTCCAGTCGGTtgcgttctcgccggacggCCAGCGCGTCGCATCGGGCTCAGgcgacaacatcatcaagatctgggatgcGGCATCAGGAACCTGCACTCAGACGTTAGAGGGCCATCGCCACTGGGTCCAGTCGGTtgcgttctcgccggacggCCAGCGCGTCGCATCGGGCTCAgccgacaacaccatcaagatctgggatgcGGCATCAGGAACGTACACCCAGACGTTAGAGGGCCATCGCCACTGGGTCCAGTCGGTTGCGTTCTCGCCGAACGGCCAGCACGTCGCATCGGGCTCAgccgacaacaccatcaagatctgggatgcGGCATCAGGAACCTGCACCCAGACGTTAGAGGGCCATGGCTACTGGGTCGAGTCGGTTGCGTTCTCGCCGAACGGCCAGCGCGTCGCATCGGGCTCAGccgacaagaccatcaagatctgggatgcGGCATCGGGAACCTGCACCCAGACGATAAATGTCGGTTCAACTATTACCCATCTATCGTTCGACCATGTGAGCGCTTACATCAACACGGATATCGGGCGTTTCCAAATAGCCACGGCCACCATGGAAAGTCCATATCAGCTGGATAATCCGGTGTGTTATGGGTATGGTTTAGGACGAGACAAGCGCTGGATTACCTGCAATAACAAGAACCTGTTATGGTTGCCACCGGAATATTTTGCACGCGTTTCTGCCGTGCAAGGGTGCAAAATTGCTATTGGCTGTTACTCAGGACGTGTTGCATTATTTTCATTGTCTCGAGATGTTTGA